The Drosophila bipectinata strain 14024-0381.07 chromosome 2L, DbipHiC1v2, whole genome shotgun sequence genome has a segment encoding these proteins:
- the LOC108125326 gene encoding serine protease grass-like: MLSVMSGQWDNPLLKNKVDVQNTQSSEERMFGLQFPLLVICLILGLAGIAPVDSKRCTTHDNKVGKCLRPRECPALALILKKIRSGEPLTQKEDFLKKSVHRCGVDRKTFCCEDPLDSDVFDLLKKNDDTCGLFTDVKVVHGRKIRMGSRPWLCLLQYNLTDPKLDYREQFKCGCTLISSNFVLTAAHCIHDNLASVRFGEHSISNSKDCMMFGQDRVCIDDPLNIPIERMIPHENYLRVKMKNDIALIQLKHPVQFTDFIRPICLPLYPDVQLQCQAGTQFEVCGWGLTENGTLSDVPMKTILNRVEATKCIDNGFRIGDTQFCMDAQGADSCQGDSGGPLSFVGQYKGNQRHVQAGIVSYGDESCGNFSVAVYTDVTEYMSWITRIMSEAYNVTGGDKWSV; encoded by the exons ATGCTATCAGTAATGAGTGGGCAGTGGGATAATCCCCTGCTTAAAAACAAAGTCGATGTTCAGAACACTCAAAGCAGCGAAGAAAGAATGTTCGGTTTGCAGTTTCCGCTTCTGGTAATCTGCCTCATTCTGGGCCTAGCTGGGATTGCTCCTGTAGATTCAAAACGTTGCACGACCCATGACAACAAAGTTGGAAAATGCTTGAGACCTAGGGAATGTCCGGCTTTGGCACTCATTTTAAAAAAGATCAGGAGCGGAGAGCCACTGACCCAAAAGGAggattttcttaaaaaatcagTTCATAGATGCGGCGTAGAT CGTAAAACCTTTTGCTGCGAAGATCCCCTTGACTCTGATGTATTTGACCTGCTTAAGAAAAACGACGACACCTGCGGACTTTTCACTGATGTAAAGGTTGTTCATGGCAGAAAAATTCGTATGGGCTCCCGACCCTGGTTATGCTTGCTACAGTACAACCTTACTGATCCTAAACTAGACTACAGAGAACAGTTCAAATGTGGTTGCACGCTGATTAGTTCAA ACTTTGTTTTGACGGCTGCGCACTGTATTCACGATAACCT TGCATCCGTCCGATTCGGAGAGCATAGCATTAGCAATTCGAAAGACTGTATGATGTTTGGCCAGGATCGGGTATGCATAGACGACCCTCTGAACATTCCGATCGAAAGGATGATCCCCCACGAAAATTACTTACgagtaaaaatgaaaaacgacATTGCGTTAATCCAACTTAAGCACCCGGTCCAGTTCACCGATTTTATTAGACCCATATGCCTGCCACTGTATCCGGACGTCCAATTGCAGTGTCAGGCCGGAACACAGTTTGAGGTATGCGGCTGGGGGTTAACGGAGAACGGAACACTCTCCGATGTCCCTATGAAGACAATCCTTAATCGGGTGGAGGCGACTAAGTGCATCGACAACGGCTTCAGAATCGGAGACACCCAGTTCTGCATGGACGCCCAAGGAGCCGATAGCTGCCAAGGCGACTCTGGAGGTCCATTATCCTTCGTGGGTCAGTACAAAGGCAACCAGCGCCATGTGCAGGCCGGCATCGTCAGCTATGGAGATGAGAGTTGTGGAAACTTCTCGGTAGCGGTCTATACTGATGTGACTGAATATATGTCTTGGATAACCCGCATAATGTCAGAAGCTTATAATGTGACTGGAGGAGACAAGTGGAGTGTATGA